From the genome of Maribacter algicola, one region includes:
- a CDS encoding N-acetylglucosamine kinase has translation MILIVDSGATKSDWIALDENGDQLFLTQTLGLSPEVLTKDVIEDRLANNFELSKNREKVSQLFFYGAGCGTDRMKNFLKDIFKDFFPNAVADVKEDTYAAIFATTKVGQQGIVCILGTGSNCSYYDGEKLHQKVTSLGYIPMDDGSGNFFGRKLIRDYYFNKIPKDLANKFASQYNLDADVIKDNLYKQPNPNTYLATFARFLIENKNHPYSKGVIDKGFQQFINNYIMQFDLATKVPINFVGSIAYFLRDELTTVLQRNDLIVGVIRQKPIEGLVVFHRENM, from the coding sequence ATGATTTTAATAGTGGATAGTGGAGCGACCAAATCTGATTGGATCGCATTGGATGAAAATGGTGATCAGCTCTTTTTGACCCAGACCCTAGGGTTGAGTCCGGAAGTTTTGACCAAGGATGTCATCGAGGATAGGTTGGCGAATAACTTTGAGCTTTCCAAGAATAGGGAAAAAGTTAGCCAATTGTTTTTTTATGGTGCCGGATGCGGTACGGACCGAATGAAAAATTTTCTCAAGGACATTTTCAAGGATTTTTTTCCAAATGCCGTAGCCGATGTCAAGGAAGATACCTATGCAGCCATATTTGCCACAACCAAGGTTGGGCAACAGGGAATTGTATGCATTTTAGGTACAGGTTCCAACTGCAGTTATTACGACGGAGAAAAATTACATCAGAAAGTAACCTCTTTGGGATATATTCCCATGGATGACGGCAGCGGGAATTTCTTTGGAAGAAAATTGATACGTGACTATTATTTCAATAAGATTCCCAAAGATCTTGCGAATAAATTTGCCAGCCAATACAATTTAGATGCAGATGTGATCAAGGATAATTTATACAAACAACCTAATCCTAATACGTATTTGGCAACCTTCGCCAGGTTTTTGATAGAAAATAAGAATCATCCGTATTCCAAGGGCGTTATAGATAAAGGCTTCCAGCAATTCATCAACAATTACATCATGCAGTTCGATTTGGCCACCAAAGTTCCCATTAATTTTGTGGGCAGTATAGCTTATTTTCTTAGGGATGAACTTACAACCGTGCTACAGCGCAATGATTTGATTGTTGGGGTGATTCGCCAAAAGCCCATCGAAGGCCTGGTCGTATTTCACAGGGAGAATATGTAA
- the pfkA gene encoding 6-phosphofructokinase: MSSNIKKIAVLTSGGDSPGMNAAIRSVVRTCAYMKVDCVGIYRGYQGMIEGDFKPMDARSVNNIINKGGTILKSARCTEFRTPEGRKKAHDQLVAAGIDAFVVIGGDGSFTGAMIFNKEFNFPIMGIPGTIDNDIFGTSFTLGFDTALNTVVDCIDKIRDTASSHNRLFFVEVMGRDVGHIALNAGVGAGAEEILIPEENLGLDRLLESLKRSKESGKSSSIVIVAEGDKTGKNVFELKEYVEKHLPIYDVRVSVLGHMQRGGAPSCYDRVLASRMGVKAVESLLEGKTSLMVGVQDNKITLTPINKAIKGHTKIDKELIRVSEIMTT; the protein is encoded by the coding sequence ATGTCTTCAAACATAAAAAAAATAGCAGTGCTAACTTCTGGGGGTGATTCTCCCGGAATGAATGCGGCCATACGTTCGGTTGTAAGAACTTGCGCGTACATGAAGGTTGATTGTGTTGGAATCTATAGGGGTTATCAAGGAATGATAGAAGGGGATTTTAAGCCTATGGATGCCAGAAGCGTTAACAATATTATCAACAAGGGCGGTACTATATTGAAATCTGCCAGATGTACGGAATTTAGAACTCCAGAAGGCAGGAAAAAGGCCCATGACCAATTGGTCGCCGCAGGTATTGACGCTTTCGTCGTAATTGGTGGTGATGGTAGTTTTACCGGCGCAATGATTTTCAATAAGGAATTCAACTTCCCTATTATGGGAATCCCAGGAACCATAGACAACGATATTTTTGGAACAAGTTTTACCCTTGGTTTCGATACTGCATTGAATACAGTGGTCGATTGCATTGATAAGATAAGGGATACGGCCAGTTCCCACAACCGTTTGTTCTTCGTGGAAGTTATGGGCAGGGATGTTGGACATATCGCCTTAAATGCGGGTGTTGGCGCAGGTGCCGAGGAGATTTTGATTCCAGAGGAAAACCTAGGTTTGGATCGCTTGTTGGAATCTTTAAAGAGAAGTAAGGAGTCGGGGAAATCTTCAAGTATCGTTATTGTGGCCGAAGGTGACAAAACGGGTAAAAATGTGTTTGAGCTCAAAGAGTATGTTGAAAAACATCTTCCTATATATGATGTGAGGGTATCCGTATTGGGGCATATGCAACGTGGAGGCGCACCCTCTTGTTACGACCGCGTATTGGCCAGTAGAATGGGTGTAAAGGCCGTGGAATCCCTGCTGGAGGGAAAGACCAGTCTTATGGTTGGCGTACAGGATAATAAAATAACCCTTACGCCCATTAATAAAGCGATCAAAGGGCATACTAAAATAGACAAGGAACTTATCCGTGTCTCAGAAATAATGACAACTTAA
- a CDS encoding MlaD family protein, with protein MKLSREIKTGIIVIGGILLFILGFSYLKSTPLFDNSKTLYAVYPDVGGLQAGTAVSINGFGVGKVNDIKFKDAQGNLVVTFTVSSDFKFSKNSTVELYDTGIIGGKGLQITPVFDGAETVKSGDTLATETRPGLTELAQEKLTPLFRKFESAVSDADSVLISVNEVLDTKTKKDLQTAINGLSELMASLNGSAKVLNDILANNEKKLDSSLTNFETLTYNFAMLSDTLNNAGLGRTFASLETTMSNLDKVISKIDKGDGTLGKLMNDKELYTNLTDASKELDLLLQDFRLNPKRYVNVSVFGKKQKEYEVPEDDPAAKIE; from the coding sequence TTGAAACTATCCAGGGAAATTAAGACCGGAATTATTGTGATTGGAGGAATACTCCTGTTCATATTGGGGTTTAGCTATTTAAAATCAACACCTCTTTTTGATAACAGTAAAACCTTGTATGCCGTTTATCCAGATGTAGGGGGCCTTCAAGCAGGTACCGCCGTTTCTATCAACGGATTTGGAGTGGGAAAGGTAAACGACATAAAATTTAAGGACGCCCAAGGCAATTTGGTCGTCACATTTACGGTAAGCAGTGATTTTAAATTCTCCAAAAACAGTACCGTTGAATTATATGACACGGGAATAATTGGGGGAAAGGGCCTACAGATTACCCCGGTTTTCGATGGAGCGGAAACCGTAAAATCAGGCGATACCCTTGCTACTGAAACAAGACCGGGCCTAACGGAACTTGCCCAGGAAAAACTTACACCCTTGTTCAGGAAATTTGAATCGGCAGTTTCGGATGCGGATTCTGTTCTGATTAGCGTGAACGAGGTTCTGGATACCAAAACCAAAAAGGATTTGCAGACCGCTATAAATGGGCTTAGCGAGCTTATGGCCAGCCTCAATGGCAGTGCCAAGGTATTGAACGATATTTTGGCCAACAACGAAAAAAAACTGGATAGTTCCCTTACCAATTTTGAAACCCTAACCTATAATTTTGCCATGCTTTCGGATACCTTGAACAACGCTGGTCTGGGAAGGACATTTGCTAGTTTGGAAACTACAATGTCCAATTTGGACAAGGTCATCTCTAAAATTGATAAGGGTGATGGCACATTAGGCAAGTTGATGAACGACAAGGAGTTGTATACCAATTTAACCGATGCTTCAAAGGAGTTGGATTTGTTGCTCCAGGATTTTAGACTGAATCCAAAACGATATGTAAATGTGTCCGTTTTCGGTAAAAAACAGAAGGAATATGAAGTTCCAGAAGATGACCCTGCCGCTAAAATAGAATAA
- the gap gene encoding type I glyceraldehyde-3-phosphate dehydrogenase, translated as MSNLKIGINGFGRIGRLVFRTTVKRGDVDVVAINDLLDVEHLAYLLKYDSVHGRFDGTVDVKDGNLIVNGKTVRITAERDPKNCKWDEVGATIVAECTGIFTTLETAQYHIDGGAKKVVISAPSKDAPMFVMGVNHKELKASDTIVSNASCTTNCLAPMAKVLNDAFGIEEALMTTVHATTATQMTVDGPSRKDWRGGRSAMLNIIPASTGAAKAVTKVIPALEGKLTGMAFRVPTADVSVVDLTVRLEKETSYEEIKKAFKAASEGELNGVLGYTEEAVVSQDFIGETNTSVFDADAGIELNSKFFKLVSWYDNESGFSNKMVDLMQHVNSL; from the coding sequence ATGTCAAATTTGAAAATAGGAATTAACGGCTTTGGTAGAATAGGTAGATTGGTGTTTAGAACTACCGTAAAAAGAGGCGATGTAGATGTAGTCGCGATAAACGATTTATTGGACGTGGAGCACTTGGCTTACCTATTAAAATATGATTCCGTACATGGAAGGTTTGATGGTACTGTAGATGTGAAGGATGGGAACTTGATCGTGAATGGTAAGACGGTCAGGATTACCGCGGAAAGAGATCCTAAAAACTGCAAATGGGATGAAGTGGGAGCCACAATCGTAGCGGAGTGTACCGGTATTTTTACAACGTTGGAAACGGCTCAATATCACATAGATGGTGGTGCCAAGAAGGTAGTTATTTCTGCTCCTTCCAAGGATGCCCCAATGTTTGTAATGGGTGTAAACCATAAAGAACTAAAGGCATCTGATACCATTGTTTCAAATGCATCTTGTACTACGAACTGCCTTGCGCCCATGGCCAAAGTTTTGAACGATGCCTTTGGTATCGAGGAAGCTTTGATGACCACCGTTCATGCCACAACGGCTACACAAATGACGGTTGATGGTCCTTCCAGAAAGGATTGGAGAGGTGGCAGAAGTGCCATGTTGAATATTATTCCGGCCTCTACCGGGGCGGCAAAAGCCGTTACCAAAGTGATTCCCGCACTAGAAGGTAAACTTACAGGTATGGCCTTTAGGGTTCCAACTGCGGATGTTTCCGTAGTGGATTTGACAGTACGATTGGAAAAGGAAACTTCGTATGAAGAAATCAAGAAAGCGTTCAAAGCGGCTTCCGAAGGCGAGTTGAACGGCGTTTTGGGCTACACGGAAGAGGCTGTGGTTTCCCAGGATTTTATTGGTGAAACGAACACCAGTGTATTTGATGCCGATGCTGGCATAGAATTAAATTCCAAATTCTTTAAGTTGGTTTCTTGGTACGATAACGAATCAGGCTTCTCCAACAAAATGGTAGATTTGATGCAACACGTTAACAGCCTATAA
- a CDS encoding RidA family protein, translating into MKKIINTTKAPAPIGPYNQAILIGDTLYISGQIPLNPETGELVTGDIKKETQQSMENLKAILQEAGMTFENVVKSAIFLSDMNQFAHVNEVYGSYFNPDTAPARETVEVANLPKFVNVEISMIAVQF; encoded by the coding sequence ATGAAAAAAATAATAAATACCACAAAGGCTCCAGCGCCAATAGGACCTTATAACCAAGCTATTTTAATTGGGGATACCCTTTATATTTCCGGACAGATTCCCTTAAATCCAGAAACAGGTGAATTGGTTACGGGGGACATCAAAAAAGAGACCCAACAATCCATGGAAAATCTAAAGGCCATTCTGCAAGAAGCTGGAATGACCTTTGAAAATGTTGTAAAATCGGCTATTTTCTTGAGCGATATGAACCAATTCGCCCACGTTAACGAAGTATACGGTTCTTATTTTAATCCAGATACCGCGCCTGCAAGGGAAACCGTGGAAGTAGCCAATCTACCGAAATTTGTAAACGTAGAAATCTCAATGATCGCCGTACAGTTCTAA
- a CDS encoding putative LPS assembly protein LptD: MQSNKQNVLFLFLLFVGVFFVTAQEGKVVPLEIKAERDSIVAPLLPKPIVNDTILRDSLQRDSLNKKPPVLLDNITYKAKDYVKLSQRENKIYLYNEAEIHYQDTELKAGIIIMDYVKNEVYAGRIKDSVGNYTQLPYFKQGSNVVIPDSIRFNFDTQKAIIWNSRTEQQAAAGQLGSDAMKVYAEITKKENDSVYFLSEAKITTAEDTINPDYYIRVRKAKFVPKKKVIAGFSNLYIADVPTPIAMPFAYFPLSVGSAPGVLMPTFGNDPDRGYFLQDFGYYAPLGDYANVEFSGDFYTNGSWGFRTASIYTKRYKYRGNVNFRYENLVTSQKGFSDYSLSKNWNLQFSHSQDQKASPNSRFSASVNLGSSEYYRNSLQQRNLPNTQNNTLSSSISYSKTFPAYPSVNLSVTATHSQLTSPTATTTNRDNINMTLPTFQASMERIFPFAKRDGIKKGAIQNINFQYDVNAQNRLTTNDEDFLTGSMFDNARIGARHRIPISTNFKIAKYFSVTMGGNYEDVWTMETYERSFDPETERVVVDSVAGFDRYNQYNLNASIGTTLYGTFNFGEDKKIQAIRHVLRPTISYGYAPSFEQFYDEYEEGINGEGRVVQYSRFDGTLNGAPRLGRSNSLSLALNNVLEAKIRDKDSTKTEPKKIPLLSNFNISTAYNLEADSLRLSPLNINGGTNILNNKMSINFAAGLDPYAIDNNGRRIDTWNIDNGGSLFRLTRANMNVSYSIDSKMFQKKKEEEEEEEEDPFDYVAQSGGRTDDLFGRADSFRDNPREDREKGDVENPVYGTKIPWNFRLAYSATYLNSARQNEFSAHSLMFSGDIELSPRWKVGGSSGYDFKNKGFTLTQLRFQRDLKSFSMRFNWTPFGEYRRWYFFIGIDASILSDLKWENRSQPFRN, encoded by the coding sequence TTGCAATCAAATAAACAGAACGTACTTTTCCTATTCCTACTTTTTGTTGGTGTATTTTTCGTAACAGCACAAGAGGGCAAGGTAGTCCCCCTGGAGATTAAGGCAGAAAGAGATTCCATTGTAGCACCCCTTCTCCCCAAACCAATCGTTAACGATACCATTTTGAGGGATTCCTTGCAACGAGATTCCCTGAATAAAAAACCTCCTGTTTTATTGGACAACATAACCTACAAGGCCAAGGACTATGTTAAATTAAGCCAGCGGGAGAACAAAATCTACTTGTACAATGAGGCTGAAATCCATTACCAGGATACCGAATTGAAGGCCGGTATCATCATTATGGATTATGTCAAAAACGAAGTATATGCTGGCAGGATAAAGGATTCCGTGGGCAATTACACCCAACTTCCCTATTTTAAACAGGGTTCCAATGTGGTAATACCGGATTCGATCCGTTTTAATTTCGATACGCAAAAAGCCATTATTTGGAATTCCAGGACCGAACAACAGGCAGCAGCAGGCCAACTGGGGAGCGACGCCATGAAGGTCTATGCGGAAATCACAAAAAAGGAGAACGACTCCGTCTATTTTCTCAGCGAGGCAAAAATAACGACTGCCGAAGATACCATTAACCCAGATTATTACATTAGGGTGCGAAAGGCAAAGTTCGTACCAAAGAAAAAGGTGATTGCGGGGTTTAGCAACCTTTACATAGCCGATGTTCCCACGCCCATCGCCATGCCTTTCGCGTATTTTCCATTATCCGTAGGAAGTGCGCCAGGAGTCTTAATGCCCACTTTTGGAAACGATCCTGACAGGGGTTACTTTTTACAGGATTTTGGATACTACGCTCCGTTGGGAGATTACGCCAATGTGGAGTTTTCGGGGGATTTTTACACGAACGGAAGTTGGGGCTTTAGAACTGCTTCCATATACACTAAACGCTATAAATACAGGGGAAACGTCAATTTTAGATACGAAAACCTGGTGACAAGTCAAAAGGGCTTTAGCGATTATAGTCTATCAAAAAACTGGAATTTACAATTTTCCCATTCCCAAGATCAAAAGGCGAGCCCCAATTCCAGGTTTTCAGCATCCGTCAATTTGGGGAGTAGCGAGTATTATAGAAATTCATTACAGCAACGCAATTTGCCCAACACGCAAAACAATACACTTTCCTCTTCCATATCCTATTCCAAAACGTTTCCCGCATACCCCTCTGTAAACCTAAGTGTAACCGCAACGCACTCCCAATTAACCTCACCAACGGCTACGACGACCAACAGGGACAATATTAACATGACCTTACCAACCTTTCAAGCAAGCATGGAGCGTATTTTTCCATTCGCCAAAAGGGATGGCATTAAAAAAGGGGCTATACAGAATATCAACTTCCAATACGACGTAAATGCACAGAATAGGCTCACAACGAATGATGAGGACTTTTTAACCGGAAGCATGTTCGATAACGCCAGAATTGGGGCAAGGCACCGCATTCCCATCAGTACCAATTTTAAAATTGCCAAATACTTTAGCGTTACTATGGGAGGGAATTATGAGGATGTATGGACGATGGAAACCTATGAAAGAAGCTTTGATCCGGAAACGGAACGTGTGGTTGTGGATAGCGTAGCCGGGTTTGACCGTTACAATCAGTATAACTTAAATGCAAGTATAGGCACTACGCTGTACGGTACGTTCAATTTTGGCGAGGACAAAAAGATACAGGCCATTAGACACGTGCTTAGGCCAACGATAAGTTATGGTTATGCCCCTTCATTTGAACAATTCTATGATGAATATGAGGAAGGAATCAACGGTGAAGGCCGTGTGGTGCAATATAGTAGGTTTGACGGGACCCTGAACGGCGCGCCACGGTTAGGGCGCTCCAACAGCCTAAGTCTTGCTTTAAATAATGTACTGGAGGCAAAGATCAGGGACAAGGATTCCACAAAAACGGAACCAAAAAAAATACCCTTATTGAGCAATTTTAATATATCAACGGCCTACAATTTAGAGGCCGATTCCCTGCGCCTGAGCCCCTTGAATATAAATGGGGGAACCAATATCCTGAACAACAAAATGTCCATTAACTTCGCTGCCGGTCTAGACCCCTATGCTATTGACAATAATGGAAGGCGAATCGATACATGGAACATCGATAATGGAGGAAGTCTATTTCGATTGACACGTGCCAACATGAACGTTTCCTATTCCATAGACAGCAAGATGTTCCAAAAGAAGAAAGAAGAAGAGGAGGAAGAGGAAGAGGATCCTTTTGATTATGTTGCCCAGAGTGGGGGTAGAACGGACGATCTTTTTGGTCGGGCCGATAGCTTTAGGGACAATCCTAGGGAAGACAGGGAAAAGGGGGATGTGGAGAACCCTGTTTATGGGACCAAAATACCCTGGAATTTTAGGTTGGCCTATTCTGCAACCTATCTAAACAGTGCAAGACAAAACGAGTTTAGCGCGCATTCGTTAATGTTTTCTGGAGACATAGAACTATCGCCGCGATGGAAAGTGGGCGGATCTTCTGGTTATGATTTTAAGAACAAAGGTTTTACCTTGACCCAATTACGATTTCAGAGGGACTTAAAAAGCTTTTCTATGCGATTCAATTGGACTCCTTTTGGGGAATATAGGAGATGGTACTTTTTTATAGGTATCGATGCCTCCATTTTGAGTGACCTCAAATGGGAAAATAGAAGTCAGCCTTTTAGAAATTAA